CGGCAGTTTCATTGAGATAGATGTGCGCGACCGGAGGCAAAATATATTAAATTATCTTGCCCGGAGGGTGGAAAAATACCACGATTTAATACCCCAGTCTTCCAGTGGAGAAGAAGAAGTGAGGTCAATCCATGAAGTCATCCGCACCAAGGGCAAAGATTTAGATAAGTATCTCATCTATGACAAATACGAAAGGGGATTTGGATTTGAACATCTCCTTGCTTCGCTACCACAAAAAGATGATTTTTATCAACAGAGAATCATGGGCAAGATAATCGAATACCAGTTACTGGATTATAAACCGTTTGAATTTATTTTCAAAAATAAAGAACTCAACTTTAAAAAGAAGATAGTGATCGACCCAGCCAGCTCGATGCTGGAGTTTACCTATGAGGGGCATATCGGAAATATCGGGTTGGAATTTTCTCTGGGTATCTTCAATCCCGGTTTAAAGATAAATGGTCAGGCGAGTTTATACCAACTCCAGGAGCTTGATGACCTTAATTATTTCCAAATTGAAGGCACAGAATTTAAGCCGATCAAATTTAGCGCTTCCGAAAAATTTAAACTCCTGAGCTATCCGATAGAAACTATTTCTTCAAGTGAAAGTGGTTTTGAAAAGATATTTCAGGGATTTGCGCTTCTATTAATCTTTTATCGTAACCCTTCGATAAGGATTGAACTATGAATATAATCCCTTTGAGCTTTCTGGGTTCTTTGATTTTGCTCGATAAATATGCGGTTGGTGAATTCGGTTTTTCACAGCCGATCATTGCCGGAACTATCATCGGCGCGTTATATGGGGATGTAAAGTCTGGGATCTTAATCGGGGCATTATTTCAACTGATCTTTCTCGCCAATCTGCCCATTGGTAAGGATGTCCCTCCCGATGCCCAGGCCGCGGGAATTGCCGGCAGTGGGGCATATTTCATTATGAAAAAAACGACCCAAAGTGAGCCGAATTTGATGGTGATATTTCTGCTGGGCATTCTTGTTGCAGTTTTAGGAAACCTGCTGGATACATTGGTGCGCCGAGTGAATGAGCAGTTCTTTTATCAATTTTTGAGAGATGAGAAACGTTTATATTTTTGTCATTTTCTGGGTTTAGGCACTTCCTTTTTGCGGGGAGTGGTGCTTTTCTTACCGATATTCTGGATTGTGAGCTTCCTGCCCCTTACGGTCCTAAAGGCGGATTTCAACCGGGAATTTCTGTTGATTATAATTGTGGCGTTAGGACTGGCAAACGGAATTTATCTCTACCTTAAAAAAGAATCTTTTTATTTTCTCGTTTTAGGCATTTTATGCACCTTGGCTTTTTTCGTCTTATAAAACTGTTTTTCCTGAGCCTATTTTTGCAGACTTCCTGGTCTTTCTATTCAATGCAATCGTTGGGATTTTTTGTTACACTATTTAGTAGCCTTGACGAAGAAAAAAAGAAATTATTGCTTCAGAACCGCCGGCTGTTTTTTAATACCCATCCCTACATGGCAGGGTTTATCATCGGTGCAGTATTACGTGCCCTGGAAAACGATGGTGATGGAGAAGATATAAAAAAACATATTACCGTTAGTCAGTCGGCATTTGCTGCCTACGGAGATATGTTTTTCTGGCAGACGCTCCGACCCGGACTATCAATTCTGGGTGTAATAATCGGTTTGAAATACGGGATTTGGGGTCCGATTCTCTTTCTCGGTATCTATAATATAATTCATCTGTTCTTTCGCTTTTACGGATTTATTGCGGGTTATCAGAAAGGTTGGGATGTAGTATTTATGTTGAAAGCGAGGGCATTTTCGATTTTACAGCGGGCTTACGAAGCCTTAGGGGCGTTTCTCATCGGTTTATTACCGGTGGTATTACCGAGAAATTATCACACCCTCTGCATCATCCCGGTTGGAGGTATTTTTTTGATACTCTTGTGGAAAAAGGTGGCACCCATTTTAATCTTGACTTTTGTCTTTATTTTGATAATAATTAACCTGATTCTGCTATGATCAAGGAGACGATAACTATTTTAAATGAAAATGGGTTGCATGCATTGCCGGCCTCGCGGTTTGTAAAACTGGCGGAGAAGTTTAAGAGCAAAGTTGAATTAATCAAAGATGGGGTTAAGGTCAACGGCAAATCCATAATGGGCATTTTGACCCTTGCCTGTGAGAAAGGGGCGAAGGTGACCCTTATCTGTTCAGGTGATGATGAAAAAGAGGCAT
The sequence above is drawn from the candidate division WOR-3 bacterium genome and encodes:
- a CDS encoding PTS sugar transporter subunit IIC, with the translated sequence MNIIPLSFLGSLILLDKYAVGEFGFSQPIIAGTIIGALYGDVKSGILIGALFQLIFLANLPIGKDVPPDAQAAGIAGSGAYFIMKKTTQSEPNLMVIFLLGILVAVLGNLLDTLVRRVNEQFFYQFLRDEKRLYFCHFLGLGTSFLRGVVLFLPIFWIVSFLPLTVLKADFNREFLLIIIVALGLANGIYLYLKKESFYFLVLGILCTLAFFVL
- a CDS encoding PTS system mannose/fructose/sorbose family transporter subunit IID gives rise to the protein MQTSWSFYSMQSLGFFVTLFSSLDEEKKKLLLQNRRLFFNTHPYMAGFIIGAVLRALENDGDGEDIKKHITVSQSAFAAYGDMFFWQTLRPGLSILGVIIGLKYGIWGPILFLGIYNIIHLFFRFYGFIAGYQKGWDVVFMLKARAFSILQRAYEALGAFLIGLLPVVLPRNYHTLCIIPVGGIFLILLWKKVAPILILTFVFILIIINLILL
- a CDS encoding HPr family phosphocarrier protein, translating into MIKETITILNENGLHALPASRFVKLAEKFKSKVELIKDGVKVNGKSIMGILTLACEKGAKVTLICSGDDEKEAFNALRAILEGQD